A region of Solibacillus isronensis DNA encodes the following proteins:
- a CDS encoding DNA helicase: MHLFVTALFTSFIVTVSLKGLHLFDFIKWHPVSFLKKLEWFEWTAFERWVILFLIIAIVAYLLLVVTQLLIMVPPFLLSVILGVVIAAILEWQILNLPIEWSSFKKFSIPFFVVVVTSMRLIVETARYRTITLFR, encoded by the coding sequence ATGCATTTGTTTGTCACGGCATTATTTACATCATTTATTGTGACTGTAAGCTTAAAAGGTTTACACTTATTTGATTTTATTAAATGGCATCCGGTTTCATTTCTCAAAAAATTGGAATGGTTCGAATGGACGGCTTTCGAGCGATGGGTCATTTTATTTTTAATAATAGCCATTGTTGCTTATTTATTGTTGGTTGTAACACAGCTGCTCATTATGGTACCGCCTTTTTTACTTTCAGTTATTTTAGGAGTTGTCATTGCAGCAATATTGGAGTGGCAAATCTTAAATCTACCTATTGAATGGTCATCATTCAAAAAATTCTCCATTCCATTTTTCGTTGTAGTGGTAACTTCGATGCGCCTAATCGTCGAAACGGCAAGATACCGGACAATCACATTATTTCGTTAG
- a CDS encoding DUF1385 domain-containing protein gives MFTGQDHMVTAIRRNDDSIDYFHVKKEKKPMFQKLKKIPFVRGVVALIESAGFGSRHLQFASDRYDVTPGEEEENSGEEPSKLMMILGVAVIGVLSFLFGKFVFTLVPMFLAEFLKPWFPGKTVQIFIETGFKLVLLLGYLQIISMTPLIKRVFQYHGAEHKVINCYEAGLDLTVENVQKQSRLHYRCGSSFILFTVIVGMFTYFFVPVDPLWVRLVSRILLIPVVIGISFEVLQATNAVREIPVLRFLGYPGLWLQLLTTKEPKDEMVEVAIASFNKLHEVEKNPAVAQTLVHD, from the coding sequence ATGTTCACTGGTCAAGATCATATGGTAACGGCAATCCGTCGAAATGACGATTCCATCGATTATTTCCATGTAAAAAAAGAGAAAAAGCCTATGTTTCAAAAGCTGAAGAAAATTCCGTTTGTACGCGGGGTTGTCGCATTAATCGAATCGGCAGGCTTTGGTTCGCGTCATTTGCAATTTGCTTCTGACCGCTATGATGTTACACCAGGCGAAGAAGAGGAAAACAGTGGTGAAGAGCCATCGAAGTTAATGATGATTTTAGGAGTAGCCGTTATTGGTGTGCTTTCATTTTTATTCGGTAAGTTTGTCTTCACATTAGTGCCGATGTTTTTGGCAGAATTTTTAAAACCTTGGTTCCCAGGGAAAACGGTTCAGATTTTTATTGAAACCGGCTTTAAATTAGTTTTACTTCTTGGCTATTTGCAAATTATTTCGATGACGCCTTTGATTAAACGTGTATTCCAGTACCATGGTGCCGAGCATAAAGTAATTAACTGCTATGAAGCAGGTCTTGACTTAACGGTCGAAAATGTTCAAAAACAATCACGACTTCATTATCGTTGCGGTTCTAGCTTTATTTTATTTACCGTAATTGTAGGTATGTTTACATATTTCTTCGTACCTGTTGATCCGCTTTGGGTTCGTCTTGTTAGCCGTATTTTATTAATCCCGGTTGTCATCGGTATTTCTTTTGAAGTATTACAGGCGACAAATGCCGTTCGTGAAATTCCGGTTTTACGCTTCCTTGGCTATCCTGGATTATGGCTGCAACTATTAACAACAAAAGAGCCGAAAGACGAAATGGTGGAAGTAGCAATCGCATCCTTCAACAAGCTGCATGAAGTCGAGAAAAATCCGGCTGTTGCACAAACATTAGTACATGATTAA
- a CDS encoding PepSY domain-containing protein gives MNKKFLAIPALLVAIGGGAVFAQSNLFAQAENNPSISAGEAKKIALKQLDGEIIGFEYDGDDRTPHYEIDIVKDNEKIEVEVNAGTGKAVVTEREKIRTVKAENTVKTDETVKATDTANNSAVITEKQAIEIAQAKAKGTVTGLELDEDDNRLIYEIEIRNGKMEYDFEIDAKTGDIIKYEEDLDDDRFDD, from the coding sequence ATGAATAAAAAATTTTTAGCAATCCCGGCATTACTAGTAGCAATTGGTGGAGGAGCTGTATTTGCACAATCTAATTTATTTGCGCAAGCCGAAAACAACCCAAGTATTTCAGCAGGTGAAGCAAAGAAAATCGCGTTAAAACAATTAGACGGTGAAATTATCGGTTTTGAATATGATGGAGATGACCGCACACCACATTATGAAATCGACATCGTGAAAGACAATGAAAAAATCGAAGTTGAAGTGAATGCTGGTACAGGTAAAGCTGTTGTAACGGAACGTGAAAAAATTCGTACAGTGAAAGCGGAAAATACAGTAAAAACAGATGAGACAGTAAAAGCAACAGATACAGCGAACAATTCTGCTGTCATTACTGAAAAGCAGGCAATTGAAATTGCTCAGGCGAAAGCAAAAGGAACAGTAACTGGCCTTGAATTGGATGAAGATGATAACCGTCTGATCTATGAAATCGAAATCCGTAACGGTAAAATGGAATACGATTTTGAAATCGATGCAAAAACTGGAGACATTATTAAGTACGAAGAAGATCTAGACGATGACCGTTTTGATGATTAA
- a CDS encoding ABC transporter ATP-binding protein, translated as MKTIFQFMRRYKWPAAIAFFLMLMELASDLIQPLFMARMINEGLLEENLHNVAFWGGCLFALALFSFISGVLNSFFSAHVAHSFGFDLRKALYSKIQSLTMATYLTFPTSGLITRLTSDVTQTMNIVFMMLRIAMKAPLMTVGSLIMAFVINAKLALILCVSFPFLLIFLVWMVSVGIKLFAQVQQRLDFVNRQLQEGLQAVRLIKAYMRGQYEESRFLSVAENLKFDTIKATRVMEIALPVLQFVMNISLLIVIWVGADAIRDNDILAGDLAAIINYAFRMTASFSIFSFIIIAYARAKASAERIEEILNVEEGIEEVQKNEAPVFENFSIRFDNVSFHYPTTEQYTLQNLSFSIESGEKIAIMGATGSGKSTILQLVEHFYEPNSGDIFINDQNIKDIPLQQLRRSISYVPQQSLLFSGTIADNLRWGQNDATIEQIIDATKKAQIHHSIESFDEQYETMIGQRGINLSGGQKQRLAIARALLKPASLLILDDSTSALDVSTEQKLWEALDQEAITMLVVTQKIQTAQTADRILLIDEGRLHGFGTHEQLMATNDLYAKIVASQQEVLA; from the coding sequence ATGAAAACGATTTTCCAATTTATGAGGCGCTATAAATGGCCTGCAGCAATCGCCTTTTTCCTAATGCTAATGGAACTGGCGAGCGATTTAATCCAGCCGCTCTTCATGGCGAGGATGATTAATGAAGGACTGCTTGAAGAAAATTTACATAATGTCGCGTTTTGGGGTGGCTGTTTATTTGCTTTAGCCCTATTCTCTTTCATAAGCGGAGTACTTAACTCCTTCTTCTCTGCGCATGTCGCCCATAGTTTCGGTTTCGATCTGCGTAAAGCATTGTACAGCAAAATACAATCACTGACGATGGCGACCTACCTGACATTCCCTACTTCCGGACTTATTACTCGTCTGACAAGCGATGTTACACAAACGATGAACATCGTCTTTATGATGCTGCGGATTGCGATGAAAGCACCGTTAATGACGGTTGGTTCGCTAATTATGGCGTTTGTTATTAATGCGAAGCTTGCGCTCATTTTATGTGTCAGCTTTCCGTTTCTGCTTATCTTCCTTGTATGGATGGTATCAGTCGGAATCAAGTTGTTCGCACAAGTACAGCAACGTCTTGATTTTGTGAACCGCCAGCTTCAGGAAGGATTGCAGGCTGTCCGATTGATTAAAGCATATATGCGTGGTCAATATGAAGAGAGCCGCTTTTTATCCGTTGCAGAAAACTTGAAATTCGATACGATTAAAGCGACACGTGTCATGGAAATTGCATTGCCTGTTCTTCAGTTTGTTATGAATATTAGTTTGCTGATTGTCATTTGGGTTGGTGCAGATGCGATTCGTGACAATGATATTCTTGCCGGTGACTTGGCCGCTATTATTAACTATGCATTCCGTATGACGGCATCATTTTCTATTTTTTCATTTATCATTATCGCTTATGCCCGCGCCAAAGCGTCTGCTGAGCGTATCGAAGAGATTTTAAATGTCGAGGAAGGCATAGAGGAAGTGCAGAAAAATGAAGCTCCTGTCTTTGAAAACTTCTCGATTCGCTTTGACAATGTCTCATTCCATTATCCAACAACGGAGCAGTATACGCTTCAAAACTTGTCATTTTCAATTGAAAGCGGCGAAAAAATAGCCATTATGGGGGCAACCGGCTCTGGAAAATCGACTATTTTACAATTGGTTGAACATTTTTACGAACCGAACAGTGGTGATATTTTTATTAATGATCAAAATATAAAAGATATCCCATTGCAGCAGTTACGCCGCTCGATTTCCTATGTTCCGCAGCAATCCCTTCTTTTTTCAGGTACGATTGCGGACAATTTACGCTGGGGACAAAATGATGCGACAATTGAGCAAATTATTGACGCAACGAAAAAAGCGCAAATTCATCACTCAATCGAGAGCTTTGATGAACAGTATGAGACGATGATTGGACAGCGCGGTATTAACTTATCCGGCGGTCAAAAACAGCGTCTAGCGATTGCCCGTGCCCTGTTAAAACCGGCATCATTACTGATTTTAGATGACAGTACTTCAGCGCTTGATGTGTCGACAGAGCAGAAGTTATGGGAGGCACTCGATCAGGAGGCCATCACAATGCTCGTTGTAACCCAAAAAATCCAAACAGCACAAACGGCCGATCGTATACTACTTATTGATGAAGGCCGACTACATGGGTTTGGCACACATGAACAATTAATGGCAACGAACGATCTGTATGCGAAAATTGTTGCTTCACAGCAGGAGGTGCTTGCCTAA
- a CDS encoding PepSY domain-containing protein, with the protein MKAKWIILCIAVILIGFFITLTVKQLSTPHELNTNELELKIKDIYNAEVQTLVKEKDHFVASFNKDGSIFEVNVNAVTGQFSDLKLIYKNENKQSEEQVNSETSKENQAAANKPAENATKPLLSKEQAVDIALKEVPGEVDSVEFVKNAEGGIYFVEIDQEDDVTVQVHAITGEIIVIKYDD; encoded by the coding sequence ATGAAAGCTAAATGGATTATACTATGCATCGCCGTCATCCTAATCGGATTTTTCATTACACTGACAGTCAAGCAATTATCAACACCGCATGAATTGAACACGAATGAACTGGAATTGAAAATCAAAGATATTTATAATGCGGAAGTCCAGACATTGGTCAAAGAAAAAGATCATTTTGTCGCTTCTTTCAATAAAGATGGTTCAATTTTTGAAGTGAATGTAAATGCCGTAACAGGTCAATTTTCCGATTTGAAGCTTATTTATAAAAATGAAAATAAGCAATCCGAGGAACAAGTTAATTCGGAAACATCAAAAGAAAATCAAGCCGCAGCAAATAAGCCAGCTGAGAATGCTACAAAGCCGTTGCTTTCAAAAGAGCAAGCGGTAGATATCGCGTTAAAGGAAGTGCCTGGTGAAGTCGATTCCGTTGAGTTTGTAAAAAATGCAGAAGGCGGTATCTATTTTGTTGAGATCGATCAAGAAGATGATGTTACCGTTCAAGTACATGCCATTACAGGTGAGATTATCGTGATAAAATATGATGATTAG
- a CDS encoding CPBP family intramembrane glutamic endopeptidase — protein sequence MDYIDLKNFKLRYFILFAIGIFIASFILLFVTDIPASEEWITFFVSVSCLMYLMHQTKKWNFTYNEQPIHNTMSKGRWAKYLSITACFQLITVVFTTILLTIIYLVFEEHIRELFSFFPMMDLEEVRPSLLVYVLFFINICILAPIYEEMLFRGILLRRFTLRWSPQKSIIISSIIFGIIHLNPINVVFAFALGCVLGYAYLKTKNIVIPMLLHSFNNFLAFIQFVYTNQTTEIDLPTTEAARQVLLLNVAYFFILTAVIIFLLVKYYKNFRQLKNPAPKLEEQIDIETV from the coding sequence ATGGATTATATTGATTTGAAGAATTTCAAGCTGCGCTATTTTATACTGTTTGCGATTGGTATATTCATAGCAAGTTTTATCTTGTTATTTGTAACCGATATTCCAGCCAGTGAAGAGTGGATTACATTTTTTGTTTCGGTAAGCTGTTTAATGTATTTGATGCATCAAACAAAAAAATGGAATTTCACATATAATGAACAGCCGATTCATAATACGATGTCAAAAGGACGCTGGGCAAAGTATTTATCGATTACAGCATGCTTCCAATTGATCACCGTTGTGTTCACAACAATTTTATTAACAATCATATATCTTGTTTTCGAAGAGCATATACGGGAACTGTTTTCATTCTTTCCGATGATGGATTTGGAAGAAGTGCGGCCATCATTACTCGTATACGTCCTGTTTTTTATTAATATTTGCATACTTGCACCGATTTATGAGGAAATGTTATTCAGAGGAATCTTGCTTCGTCGTTTCACATTAAGATGGAGTCCGCAAAAGAGTATTATTATTTCTTCTATTATATTTGGTATTATCCACCTCAACCCGATCAATGTTGTATTTGCCTTTGCATTAGGCTGTGTGCTTGGTTATGCCTACCTTAAAACTAAAAATATCGTAATACCGATGCTATTACATAGTTTTAATAATTTCCTGGCATTTATCCAGTTTGTTTATACAAATCAAACGACAGAAATTGATTTACCGACAACAGAAGCAGCCCGGCAAGTATTGTTACTAAATGTGGCGTACTTTTTCATTTTGACGGCTGTCATTATCTTTTTGCTCGTCAAATACTATAAAAATTTCCGTCAGTTAAAAAATCCGGCACCGAAGTTGGAGGAGCAAATAGATATAGAAACGGTATAA
- a CDS encoding sensor histidine kinase produces MRLNTKVNLFSMLLTSVILIGSFTGIYYLYKEFAFSTEAEQLQARANELTTAISALETTDGIDSIFGAYLPTDGAIFVYDSAGNLIKRLQKTSEKIDYKLDPSQHYTEKTIRDIPHIALATPIILPNDEIAEAKLIQPLPTITENMNRLLIILVLMTLVALIPIYLASQLFVRLIVKPVQQLTTTMEKNIQQSSYEQIPVRKQSNDEIAQMATTYNHLMAQLEDAHDKQQQFVGNASHELKTPLTVIESYTKLLKRRGTQDAKITEEALEAILKETTNMKAMIEQMLALAKTNEMTKINMTTFALQPFIEQIVQSIKAAYHREIVLNIPDVEITTDEAKLKQLLFIFIDNARKYSDDVIKIHASVKNDLHISIQDFGIGIPEEDLPNLFHRFYRVDKDRNRKTGGTGIGLSIAKELADRLNAEVSIDSELGKGTTILLIVPLSGGAQHES; encoded by the coding sequence ATGAGACTTAATACGAAAGTAAATCTGTTTTCCATGTTATTGACTTCGGTTATATTAATCGGCAGTTTTACAGGTATTTATTATTTGTATAAAGAGTTTGCCTTTTCAACAGAGGCGGAACAATTACAGGCCCGGGCAAATGAATTAACGACTGCCATTAGCGCACTGGAAACTACAGATGGAATCGATTCGATTTTCGGCGCGTATCTCCCGACTGACGGAGCGATCTTCGTTTACGACAGTGCAGGTAATCTAATAAAGAGACTTCAAAAAACATCCGAAAAAATTGATTATAAACTTGATCCGTCACAGCATTACACTGAAAAAACAATACGTGATATCCCACATATCGCGCTAGCTACACCAATTATTTTGCCGAATGATGAAATTGCCGAGGCAAAGCTGATCCAGCCCTTGCCGACAATTACTGAAAATATGAACAGGCTATTAATAATATTAGTGCTGATGACACTTGTTGCGCTTATTCCGATTTATTTGGCGAGCCAGCTGTTTGTTCGACTGATCGTAAAACCCGTTCAGCAGCTGACAACGACGATGGAAAAAAATATTCAGCAGTCCAGCTATGAGCAAATCCCGGTTCGTAAGCAATCAAACGATGAAATTGCGCAAATGGCAACGACGTACAACCATCTAATGGCACAGTTGGAAGATGCCCATGACAAACAGCAGCAATTTGTCGGCAATGCCTCACATGAACTGAAAACACCGTTAACGGTCATCGAAAGCTATACAAAGCTGTTAAAACGCCGCGGTACACAAGACGCGAAAATTACGGAAGAAGCATTGGAAGCAATTTTAAAAGAAACAACCAACATGAAGGCAATGATTGAACAAATGCTCGCACTGGCAAAGACGAATGAAATGACGAAAATCAATATGACGACATTTGCATTACAGCCTTTTATCGAGCAAATTGTGCAAAGCATAAAAGCCGCGTATCACCGTGAGATTGTCCTTAACATTCCGGATGTAGAAATTACAACGGATGAAGCAAAATTAAAACAGCTGCTCTTTATCTTCATCGATAATGCACGAAAATACAGTGACGATGTCATTAAGATCCACGCCTCTGTGAAAAATGATCTGCACATTTCCATTCAGGATTTTGGTATCGGAATTCCTGAAGAAGATCTCCCGAATTTGTTCCACCGCTTTTATCGGGTTGATAAAGACCGTAACCGGAAAACTGGTGGCACCGGCATTGGCCTATCGATTGCAAAGGAACTCGCCGATCGTTTAAATGCCGAAGTTTCCATCGACAGCGAACTAGGGAAAGGAACGACGATTTTACTCATTGTTCCACTTTCAGGAGGTGCACAGCATGAAAGCTAA
- a CDS encoding ABC transporter ATP-binding protein yields MKFFNYEPIITKEQIKNTSGKKKKGERAQNWTYTLKRIFDFVAEQKMLLFIVLLLVVLSSAFALIGPFIIGRLIDQFIDGSSLSQLSYWLYGLAVVYLLYSLASYFQNYWMVGIAQQTVFRIRTQLYGHFFKLPLRFFDKRKHGELMSRATNDIETISSTLNSAFIQVVSSILTLTGTVAVMLWLSPLLTLITMLIVPLMFYGMRWITKRTSLLFKQQQAAIGEMNGLIEESITGQHVVKAFSQETEMLRQFEEKNSRIRTVGFWALTYSGFIPKVMNTLNSLSFAIVALAGGLFAYYGHISIGTIIIFTEYARQFTRPLNDLANQFNTVLSALAGAERVFLIMDENEDEIDGENVELLGNVRFQNVTFQYDAQASSPTLSNVSFEVKSGQSVALIGQTGAGKTTIMQLLTGLYEKTDGKIVFDDMEIEEISKASLRSQMAFVLQDPFLFEMSIKENIRYGKLDATDEEIYEAAKKANAHTFINKLPEKYDTILSADGSQISQGQKQLLSIARAFVADPKILLLDEATSSIDTVTELHIQEALEKLMEDRTSFIIAHRLNTIRKVDYVIVLNQGKIIEQGKRQELIETQGVFGQMLNV; encoded by the coding sequence ATGAAGTTTTTCAACTATGAACCGATTATCACAAAAGAACAAATCAAAAACACAAGCGGCAAGAAGAAAAAAGGTGAACGTGCTCAAAACTGGACGTATACATTGAAGCGTATTTTCGATTTTGTAGCCGAACAGAAAATGCTCCTGTTTATCGTTCTACTGCTTGTCGTGTTAAGTTCAGCGTTCGCGTTGATCGGACCATTCATCATCGGACGGCTGATTGACCAGTTTATTGATGGCAGTTCACTTAGCCAGCTTTCATATTGGCTTTACGGGCTTGCGGTCGTATATTTACTATACAGTTTGGCAAGCTATTTCCAGAACTATTGGATGGTCGGCATCGCCCAACAAACCGTATTTCGAATTCGCACACAGCTTTATGGTCATTTTTTCAAGCTCCCTCTCCGCTTTTTCGATAAACGAAAACACGGGGAATTAATGAGTCGTGCGACGAACGATATTGAAACAATCAGCTCGACGTTAAACAGTGCCTTTATCCAAGTTGTCTCAAGTATTTTGACATTAACAGGTACGGTAGCCGTTATGCTTTGGCTCAGTCCGTTATTGACACTGATTACAATGCTGATTGTCCCGCTTATGTTCTACGGGATGCGCTGGATTACAAAACGCACAAGCCTGCTATTTAAACAGCAGCAAGCAGCAATCGGTGAAATGAATGGATTAATCGAAGAATCCATTACCGGTCAGCACGTCGTTAAAGCCTTTTCACAGGAAACGGAAATGCTGCGTCAATTTGAAGAGAAAAATTCTCGCATTCGCACAGTTGGTTTCTGGGCATTAACGTATTCAGGGTTCATTCCGAAAGTGATGAACACATTGAACAGTCTAAGCTTTGCGATTGTCGCATTGGCCGGTGGTTTATTTGCCTATTACGGTCATATTTCAATCGGGACGATTATTATTTTCACGGAGTATGCACGTCAGTTTACCCGTCCGTTAAATGATTTGGCCAACCAGTTCAACACCGTTCTTTCAGCTTTGGCTGGAGCGGAACGCGTTTTCTTGATCATGGATGAAAACGAAGATGAAATTGACGGGGAAAATGTAGAACTGCTAGGCAATGTACGTTTCCAAAATGTTACGTTCCAATATGACGCACAAGCTTCCTCCCCTACCCTTTCAAATGTGTCCTTTGAGGTGAAATCCGGGCAGTCGGTTGCACTGATCGGTCAAACTGGTGCCGGGAAAACCACGATCATGCAGCTGTTAACAGGACTTTATGAAAAAACCGACGGAAAAATTGTATTTGACGATATGGAAATAGAAGAAATTTCGAAAGCGAGCTTGCGCAGTCAAATGGCATTCGTCCTACAGGATCCGTTCCTGTTTGAAATGTCGATTAAAGAAAATATCCGCTACGGAAAACTCGATGCAACAGATGAGGAAATTTATGAGGCAGCGAAAAAAGCGAATGCCCATACATTTATCAATAAGCTGCCGGAAAAATACGATACGATTTTAAGTGCTGACGGCAGCCAGATTTCTCAAGGACAAAAACAGCTGTTATCGATCGCCCGCGCCTTTGTAGCAGATCCGAAAATTTTATTATTGGATGAAGCGACAAGCAGTATCGACACTGTGACAGAGCTGCATATTCAGGAAGCACTCGAAAAGCTGATGGAGGACCGTACAAGTTTTATCATCGCCCACCGCCTGAATACAATTCGCAAAGTCGACTATGTCATCGTCTTAAATCAAGGGAAAATCATCGAACAAGGAAAACGCCAGGAACTGATCGAAACCCAAGGCGTATTTGGACAAATGCTTAACGTGTGA
- a CDS encoding response regulator transcription factor — protein sequence MSKILIVEDEQQIARVLQLELGFEGYETAIAHTGTDGLLKFHEDEYDLVLLDVMLPELNGLEVLKRIRKHNETVPVLLLTAKSNIEDKVTGLDYGANDYITKPFEFDELLARIRVALRFSHNSAPVPTPSTVHTFQDLSLNVQTREVTRQEQQIDLTPREFDLLLHFMKHAKLVQSREQLLNAVWGFDYYGDTNVVDVYVRYLRQKLEVNLNLPSLLHTVRGVGYVLKEATNET from the coding sequence ATGTCTAAAATTTTAATTGTGGAAGATGAACAGCAGATTGCGCGTGTATTACAGCTGGAACTCGGATTTGAAGGCTATGAAACAGCTATCGCTCATACTGGTACGGACGGTTTGCTGAAATTTCATGAAGACGAATATGACTTAGTATTGCTTGATGTGATGCTGCCAGAGCTGAACGGTTTGGAAGTACTGAAACGAATTCGCAAACATAACGAAACCGTTCCGGTCCTTTTATTGACTGCTAAAAGTAATATAGAAGATAAAGTGACAGGGCTTGATTACGGGGCAAATGACTATATAACAAAACCGTTTGAATTCGATGAGCTGCTTGCACGAATTCGTGTGGCATTGCGATTTTCACACAATTCTGCTCCCGTGCCAACACCATCGACAGTCCATACATTTCAGGATTTATCATTAAATGTGCAAACCCGTGAAGTCACAAGACAAGAACAGCAAATCGATTTGACTCCACGTGAGTTTGACTTGCTGCTGCATTTTATGAAGCACGCTAAACTTGTGCAGTCACGTGAGCAGTTACTGAATGCCGTTTGGGGATTTGACTATTACGGGGATACAAATGTAGTTGACGTATATGTACGTTATTTGCGTCAAAAACTAGAGGTAAATCTGAATTTACCGTCACTACTACATACAGTTCGCGGTGTCGGCTATGTATTAAAGGAAGCAACAAATGAGACTTAA